The Couchioplanes caeruleus nucleotide sequence TGGCCGCGTCGGACGAGCAGCAGCCGATCCGCAGCGTCTCCGCGACGCTGGGCACGCTGGTCGACACCTACCTCTGAGCCGGCGGCGCGGCTGCCTTTGACCAAGCGGGCGGCCGCCCTTGAGCAGGCGCGGCGGCTCTGGGTCAGGCTGCGCAGCCGGCCAGGGCGAGGGTCGCGCTCAGGCCGTTCGAGCGGCCCGGCTCCGCCGCCGGCAGGACCAGGGCCGCGCAGCCGGCCTGCACCGCGCCCGCGTCGGCCGGGGTGTCGCCGACCATCAGCGTGCGTTCCGGGTCCGCGCCGAGCATGCCGCAGGCCCGCAGGAAGATCGCCGGGTCCGGCTTGGTGCGGCCGATCTCGTACGAGAGCGCGTACGCGTCCACGAGCCCGGCCAGCCCCCACGCGGCGAAGTGCGGCCGGATGTCGAAGCCGATGTTGCTCACCACACCCACCTTGATGCCCGCGTCCTGCAGGGTGCGCAGGGTGGGCTCGGTGTCCGCGTACGGCAGCCAGCCCGCCGGGTCGAGCAGCCGGTCGTACAGGGCGTCGGGCAGGCCGTCCACGTCGTCGGCCACGGTGGCGGCCAGGCCCGTGTAGGCGGCGCGGTGGCTGTGTTCGTACAGGTCACGGTCCGCCCAGTGCTCCGCGAGGTGGATCGGCACCCGGCGCGGCACCGGGCCGCCGGCGCGCCCGGCGGTGACCAGCCGGTCGGCCAGGATCGTCGCGCGGCCGCGGTCGAGCTCGGCGCCGCAGGCCGCGGCGGCGGCCGTCACCCAGGAGACCGGGTCCTCGACCTGGGCCAGCGTGCCGTGGAAGTCGAAGAGCACGGCGTCGACCTGGCGGCGCGACGGGAAAGCGGTCGATTCGGCGGCATCCGGCACGCCGTGCACCATACCCAGCCGCCGCGACGGTCCCGTCGGCAACCGCCGTGCTCGCCGGCCCCGGCGTGGCGCCGGGGCGCCCGGCGAGCCATGACCGCCGTTGTGTCAGACCCACGCATTAGCCTTGTGGTCATGACGAGCCCCGCCGAACGTTATGCGGAGTCGAAGAGGCGGGCGGCCCGCGTGGCCGAGTTCCCGGCCCTCGACGACTTCATGCTGGACGTCGGCTTCGACCTGGACGATTTCCAACGGCAGGCCTGCGAGGCCCTGGAGCGCGGCAGCGGCGTGCTGGTGTGCGCGCCCACCGGCGCCGGCAAGACGGTGGTCGGGGAGTTCGCGGTGCACCTCGCGCTGCGCGCCGACGGTTCCGGCACCCGGCGGAAGTGCTTCTACACCACCCCGATCAAGGCGCTGTCCAACCAGAAGTACCACGACCTCGTCGAGCGGTACGGCGCCGAGCACGTCGGCCTGCTGACCGGTGACAACGCGATCAACGGCGACGCTCCGGTGGTGGTGATGACCACCGAGGTGCTGCGCAACATGCTCTACTCGGGCTCGGCGAGCCTGCAGGGCCTGGCGTACGTGGTGATGGACGAGGTGCACTACCTCGCCGACCGGTTCCGCGGCGCCGTCTGGGAAGAGGTGATCATCCACCTTCCCGCCTCCGTCACGTTGGTCTCCCTGTCCGCCACGGTCAGCAACTACGAGGAGTTCGCCGACTGGCTGGTGACCGTCCGCGGCGAGACCGAGGTGGTGGTC carries:
- a CDS encoding HAD family hydrolase, with product MVHGVPDAAESTAFPSRRQVDAVLFDFHGTLAQVEDPVSWVTAAAAACGAELDRGRATILADRLVTAGRAGGPVPRRVPIHLAEHWADRDLYEHSHRAAYTGLAATVADDVDGLPDALYDRLLDPAGWLPYADTEPTLRTLQDAGIKVGVVSNIGFDIRPHFAAWGLAGLVDAYALSYEIGRTKPDPAIFLRACGMLGADPERTLMVGDTPADAGAVQAGCAALVLPAAEPGRSNGLSATLALAGCAA